One Mycolicibacterium goodii genomic region harbors:
- a CDS encoding glutamine synthetase family protein: MADHVAMTQLEVPDYDLGLRGKLVRSSKTRRGSSLAFCTIVYGLSLTDDVTDTPFSSAANGYPDAQLVPDETTRVELPWRPGTDAVIADLVDADLRPLDLSPRAVLGNLADRYGELGLAPVLGFEYELWIFRDERGAAPPILGDRAAHGRTENAYSLTRCAEIHDIATEFVNRMDQIGIEIEMFHAELGPGFFEFTLAPETALRATDNAVRARQYLRDLCAERGLHASFMAKPFADKSGAGGHVHSSLTRDGDNVFSDGAGALSAEGSHYLAGLLAGMADTSLMLNPHVNSYKRIDPEMFTPAFANWGYDDRGTAARVILADARSARVEHRRPGADANPYLVAAALLAAGLRGLRERLALPAGDAEPAELPGDLGSALTHFENSTWLPDLLGKPFCTSFATTRRAELQRYEQWLRTTITDWELHRHLEHQ, encoded by the coding sequence ATGGCTGACCACGTCGCGATGACGCAGCTCGAAGTCCCCGACTACGACCTCGGGTTGCGCGGCAAGCTGGTGCGCTCGTCGAAGACCCGACGCGGGTCGAGCCTGGCGTTCTGCACGATCGTGTACGGCCTCTCGCTCACCGACGACGTCACCGACACACCGTTCAGCAGCGCCGCCAACGGCTACCCGGACGCACAACTGGTTCCCGACGAGACCACGCGCGTCGAACTGCCGTGGCGTCCGGGAACCGACGCGGTGATCGCCGACCTCGTCGATGCCGACCTTCGCCCGCTGGACCTGTCGCCCCGGGCCGTGCTCGGCAATCTCGCGGACCGCTACGGCGAGCTGGGACTGGCACCCGTGCTGGGCTTCGAGTACGAGCTGTGGATCTTCCGCGACGAGCGCGGTGCGGCGCCGCCGATCCTGGGTGACCGGGCGGCCCACGGCCGCACCGAGAACGCCTACAGCCTCACCCGCTGCGCCGAGATTCACGACATAGCAACCGAATTCGTCAACCGTATGGACCAGATCGGCATCGAGATCGAGATGTTCCACGCCGAGCTGGGTCCTGGGTTCTTCGAGTTCACCCTCGCGCCCGAGACCGCGTTGCGGGCCACCGACAACGCGGTGCGGGCACGTCAGTACCTGCGGGATCTGTGCGCCGAGCGGGGCCTGCACGCCAGTTTCATGGCCAAGCCTTTCGCCGACAAGTCCGGCGCGGGAGGCCATGTGCACTCGAGCCTCACCCGCGACGGCGACAACGTGTTCTCCGACGGGGCGGGTGCACTGTCGGCCGAAGGCAGCCACTACCTGGCCGGACTCCTGGCCGGGATGGCCGACACGTCGCTGATGCTCAACCCACATGTCAACTCCTACAAGCGCATCGACCCGGAGATGTTCACGCCGGCCTTCGCGAACTGGGGCTACGACGACCGCGGCACCGCAGCCCGGGTGATCCTCGCCGACGCGAGATCCGCGCGCGTCGAGCACCGCCGTCCCGGCGCCGACGCCAACCCCTACCTGGTGGCCGCGGCGCTGCTGGCCGCGGGTCTGCGCGGCCTGCGGGAAAGGCTGGCGTTGCCCGCTGGTGATGCCGAACCGGCCGAGCTGCCGGGAGATCTGGGCAGCGCGTTGACGCATTTCGAGAACTCGACGTGGCTGCCCGATCTGCTCGGCAAGCCGTTCTGCACGTCGTTCGCCACGACCCGGCGGGCCGAACTGCAGCGTTACGAGCAGTGGCTGCGCACGACAATCACCGACTGGGAACTGCATCGACACCTGGAGCACCAATGA